The sequence TTGTGAAGGAGAGTTTTGAGCTAGGATTAGAGAATGTGAGGTGGTTCGTGATGGGAGATGATGATACGGTGTTTTTCACTGACAACTTAGTTACGGTGTTAGCCAAGTACGATCACAATCAGATGTACTACATTGGTGGGAATTCGGAGAGTGTGGAACAAGATGTGAGGCACTCCTACACCATGGCCTACGGTGGCGGTGGATTTGCCATTAGCTACCCTTTAGCCGCTGAGCTTGTTAGAGTTTTGGATGGCTGTATTAATAGATATCATAGTTTCTACGGTTCTGATCAAAAGGTTCAAGGTTGTTTGAGTGAGATTGGCGTACCCATTTCCAAAGAGCTTGGTTTCCACCAGgtatgaaattattattttttaccatcATTATTTTCATCCcaaaatatgatttatattCAATTGGGAAAGAACATTATTAATTTCCTATGTTCCAATAAAATTTAGCAACCCAATTAAgcaaacataaagaaaaattaattttgatgaacttttaattaaaatatgcaGATGGATATTCGTGGAGATCCATATGGTTTACTAGCAGCGCACCCATTGGCTCCCTTGGTGTCGCTCCACCACCTAGACTACGTCAAACCTCTGTTTCCGAACCTGACCCGGAAAGACTCGCTCAGGAAACTATATGGTGCTTATGAAACGGATACGGGTCGGGCCTTGCAGCATAGTTTCTGTTACGACTTACTGCGTAATTGGTCCATCTCGGTGTCATGGGGTTACACGGTGCAGCTGTATCCATCGTTAATGACTGCTAAGCAGCTCGAAACGGCATTGCTGACATTTCGGTCTTGGAGAACTTGGAGCAAGGAGCCGTTCACGTTCAATACCCGATCCTTGAGTTCAAACCCGTGTGAGAGACCCATTATGTATTTCTTGGATCGGGTTGAGAAGGATGATACGGGTCGGACTTTGACTACGTATAAAAGGCACAAGGATGAGTCCATAAAGGATTGCGATCGGGTTGACTATGCTGCTGCTTTGGCCATTCGGTCTTTCAACGTCTCAGCTACCCATTACGACCGTGAATTGTGGAATAAGGTGAGgaattaaattagaaatgttgcattttttttttaggtaattaattatatttacaatataaaaaaattaaaaactaaaattaatcaattttgaatATCAAATGATTTGATAGGATTGAGttgttaaaaaatttgaattttacatGGATTGCATAGATTAGTAAAACCCAATGCAATCAAAAGATAATATGGTTAAAttgattaactaattaattaatatctaaaatttaaaatgagtttAATTTGTGGGAAGGATTCTGGTGGGCCATTTTGAATTGAATAAGATTTTGCTAATTTCAAAAAGTGGTTGGTTTCTTTtcagtttaaaattttgaaacttccaCATATGGTGGTTTATGGTTAAACTAACATGGATTTAATGCATTTGAAAAAACGGAAAGCAAATTTGAATTGGTGGAACATTTTTCAGTGCTATAGTTTATGCGCGATTTATGCCAGGGTGCGAGACTGGCGAAAAAGATGAGcttgaatttattttgtttggttgCTTGAATAACATTGAATGCTGTCTCGGTCAAGTGGATTAGTGCCTAACACGCTCTTTTGGATGATCTGAGCAGGCACCACGTAGACAATGCTGTGAGGTAATGAACGGTTCAGATGTGGTTGACGGCGTCATACAGCTGCAAATTAGAGGTTGTACTAGCTTTGAGAGCGTGACACCCCCGTTGAATATTTGGTGAAACATTGGACATGTTATGTATAGCGTGGCATGCTTTGATTGAACTGTACGGTCGAAAATTGAAGGGTGCAACCGGAGAGAATGTGAGAGGAACCTCTCCTGGTAGATAACATAATCAAATATGTTTTTCATcggaaaaaaaacataatcaaaTATGTTGCCAGCTCcttaacccccaaaaaaaaaaaaaaatgacgtagctttttttttttttttttttttggctctctattttgtaattagaaaaaaaagtaGTAATTTTCAACGCTTTGTTGGAGAACGTAGTAATCTCATCATTTGTCTGAAAGAATGGatacaattttcaatttttttatatctgcATTTTATTAAAATCACAACTTCCTGATCACATAATcaagattatatataatatatattacgaagtccttttttttttggtttttggtaaaGATTTATTTGTAATGTGGagtttaatgtattttttaaggACTGATAAAGATGGTGTTCAATGATAAAACTATTTGGTTGGTCCAATAAGGTGCATCTTACTTCTTAAAACAAGATCCAATCATTATAGTTAATAGATTCTTTATATTTGGATTCAACCTgattctatatacatatatacattttttatatGGTAAAGACTTTACAGATACTTACGAAAAAGGAAATGTCATGTTGGTTGctttatagggaaaaaaaaaaaatttttttttcaataacttCAAAAAAGTTGAATAAAATGTTAATAAGAATTACTAGTGGATCccatcaatattatattttgctCTCTTCTAATGTAggtttttaaaagtatttaagtgatatgttattatttaaattatgtaaattGACACATATATAGGAATCTCTCATATAATTCCTTCGCAATGTTCTTACCACTGgagttattttattactaagttttttttttgtttttttttattttatttttttattttttattttatttttttatttttttagacattTTAAATTTAGAGATTAGAAGATTAATATCAAACAATGTAGATTGACATACGATCTCTCTTTTAAGTCGTTGACAAGATCCTTAacaatggattttatttttattttttttaagacagtctgaactaaaaaaaaaaaagtgcacacCTTCATTAAGTATTCAAAAACTAACTAATGAGTCATTAAAAATACTTTTGTACTATAAGGGTCGTATGTGCTCTCtgtgttttatcttttttctttcttttttttttaaccacaaATTAATATCCAATTTTCTTGGTTATGACTTATGATAATgtcaaataataaaagaaattggtTACTTGTTTAAGTAGGCGgtgtatataaaacaaaatttacttggatttcaaaaattttttaaattaagattttaaaaaaaataaaaaaaataataactatttcctttatcttcttctcaattttattgaactagtaaaaaaaaatttaatgatggGATTACTTATTATTAGATACAATAcagtaattataaaaaattttggtggctaatatttttaactatagAATTTGACATTTTTTTGTGGCTAAAAATCAAGTTGTTTGAATAACACAATGGCAAATTTAGTATACTAAGTAATTATTTCTAATAGAATAAGGATATTCATtcagaaattaaaaaaggaaaaataaatatttattctttattgatATGATTGGTTATTATTGTAACATTTCGTCTCtaaaaatgtttgaaaatttgattttttaaccaaGTTTGATCAATTGGACCATTCGTGGATCCTAGGTTTAACTTttgcataattaaattttagGTTTTACCGATATATTATTGCATAGAGCACATTGATACTAGTTTATAAATTAGCGACATACTTATTTTTTagttacaattaaaaaattattattttgaaaagtttcgAGTACTAGCATTATGTTCTAATCAAtcccaaatttttatttgttactgATTCAAAGccctatatatatgtaagaaacTGTTCCTTTATTAAATAATTGCAAAAATGCCCAAAAAGTTTCAAAAACACTTTCAGACATGAGAAAGACCCCAACTAAGTCGACTTAAACCCATTTAAGCACCAATAGGGTCAAgtcaattttgataattttttgacCAACATTGACCCACACAAGCTGGTTAGAAGTGAAACCCATACTCTAACAATCACAACCTTTGAATCTCATACTGAATCGTCATCAGAATCCAATTGTTCGCAAAGGTTTTGACATTTTTTGACCATTCTAGGCTAACCCATGCCTCTCTCCtttctaatttggacattttaaTCTTGAATCTGGCCTTCGTTTGTCAAAATTCTTCACAATTTAATAGATCCATCTATATTAAATTTGGCTAAATTTTCCAATATATTTTCCAACCACCAACCATATTTTTGGACCAAAGTGAGCTTAGATTTCTGTCACCCATTTCATAAGCTTtctattgatataaagtttgacTCTTGACATCTTcagataattttttcatttttagatcaattagttaaatatcaaGTAAAATTGGATTATGTTTGGACAGCTAAAGaccaaattaaatttgattttgtatAATTAGATGTTAGTAGGACCTACTTAAAggttcaattttattaaattggctttcaaataaaaaactcaaATTTTGGGTAGTGGATTCTACGTATTCATAGTATAATTAGACCATTTGATATctaatttatgtgattttataggtgtacaaatattttaaaacatttggaaCACACCAATatctttagtttaatttttagaatctaaaaggtattttattatattataggcattTGTACTGTGCTACAAGATGATCTTGCGGAGGAGCAGGAGTAAATATCAGCTATATCTATGagtgatttatattttaaaatgttttagatatattagtacaatatataaatggcttgaattatatatatatatatacatatatatatatatatatatatatatatatatatatatatatatatatatatatatatatatatatatatatatatatatatatatatatatatatatatatatatatatatatatatacggggtttgatttaaatgtttatttatgcatatatgaatatctactattacatatatgttattattttatatgatttttgacaagATTTTTTAAGCgatttcaaattctaatgagttTATAGTGATGTTGTGAATCTTGGTATTTAACATAtcttgatatttgaattgatttttttttttttatccttttggaaaatatttgattttgagaaagtgatgtggaaaattatttatgttttaagcATGTTTTCATGATTTGTATTTAAAGTGTTTAAAATAGTTATAGTGGTATATCTTTTACTGttggtatttatattttaacttgAAATGGTAATTTggaattttagaatatttagaTAAATTGTTTGACTTGAATATTAATTTATGctttatgatacaatattgtctggaaaagtaaaaatgtatgatcttgaaaaaattgattaatgaaTACTACattgttgtttttaattgatataccaTATGGTACTAGTGGCTTAGTTATGTTATTATGTTAGTAGCAAGCTGGGTTCCCATGATGCCTTTAGGATGTTAAGAATCATGAAATGcattatttttatggttttgttATTGTTACAATACCTTTGAGAGGTTAAGAGTCGTGAGATGggttttattatagtttatttattgttaCCATGCCtttaatgtaacaccccatcccaaagtacgttggaatttttgcacgttgatcgagattgaccgttgaccgatagggttaaaatttttactttttattctagatggaattttgtgttgaccaaggcatcatttcaaagtacgtatcgtcttgagttcgtagactagtagcacgtcgaaatcggagctaccgtttgGAAGTTATGTGCAAGGCAAGTTGCAGTCCAAGTTGTCCAATGGTGCTAAGTTTGACTATTTATTTATGTGGAATTTTGATTTgaatcttgtatggttgtaaagtactcatcgatgagagtctatagactagtggcatgcctaatttggacaaccggttgaaaagttatagacTCGCAAAGTTATTcagatacagtattattttatacttttttttttaattaaatggtgttATTGTGAAAACATGCACCACGTGTCAAGCCCTCAGCCTgtcccatgagtgcacagtggcatcCACGGGATGGCCTCTTATTGGCTCAAACCCATGTGTGAGTCGTGTGactggagagagaaagagagagaggggaggagagagaggagagaccacCACCGGCCATCGTCGAtttgccattttccggccaccctttTCATACAtgtgccaccccaccttgaagtcCATTTGAAAACCGGCTGGCCAGCCAAATCTCGcagccatcggaccaccgatgtGCCCGGATCTGAGGTTTTTCCGACGTCGGCGCtgattacttcaaacccagatttctcaccgatccgacctccgtttgccaCACTGCAGGTCCCATCTGTTTGCCCATCCTCCAATCTACATCTCCTCCAAAAATCACAATCAGTGGCCATCGGATGCGCTGCCGGCAGTGACGGGTTCGttgggaaatcgactttccagCAAGTTCTAGTTGCACCGCCCATGCTTTTCCACTAGTTTCGACCCCTTAAACCCAGATCTGAGGTCGGTTTCCTCTAAATCGTGGCGGTTTGTGAGATCCGAGGATCCAAAACCCGACACCTTTCCGATGAGATttcgaccacctcgggtccgatctctggaaagtgagaccagattcgtaatcctcgtttcacaagcttcgattcggtatatcactcgtaaattttggttgtcgtttgtgttcactTCCCggatacccatttgggagttacccaatgaaaatattaaaataattagttttgtgtattgtggatattttaggtgcacgtgtgggtagtgaaGTTGATCCTGTAaaggatctcgattgatacacttgcttaaggtgagtgacccatctttaaaactattttggggtgattaattatatttattttgtgttaatttaatatttaaaaaatatgctcatgtggtggaatttatttataactgtggtaaattgtattatcaatttcggtaatttctatatatatatatatatatatatatttgcctattgatgctaaatgaaattttagattattaagaaattctttattattattattgtgatttaactgaatttattacgcatgagcaatgtgttttcatttaattaattgtatttggatttttatattatttttgggcatgattcgatttttaatatttcaagaaaaatattagtttaagtttggtgctttcaaattatataattatgccttaaaatattatttgattgattttatgatttgggaaaagttatttgtatattattattgatggatcTATGCttgagatattaaagaaaaatgtgggaatatgaattTAAAAGGTGATATAATTCTCAAGTtgagttttgaaaaaattgttatttttaaaataatatgattatttgttttagatgcactcatatagtactggtgttctgtactctgtatgtggatgagcgcgcaagttataatgtctcccatgagttgccatcggatcaagggcaggcaagtttgatattggccataagccgcccccttccatggccgggatgacggtttaagcagcggtactgtcgggacgccgaagtgaccgtacgcaagtttctctctttaacctcccgccggacggtgctcgggacgctgagtaTCGTAGGGCATtattggtatatagtgtggtgcgtcaagtattatttttcacatataaatttcaaatcctaaagttttaaaaccgtatttaaattaaatgtatttaatttgtttatttatctatttccaattagtattttctaaaatgtatttattcgtATTTTTtgttacttattttaaattaatgtttttaaaatgcatcttgctataaaaatattatatagattggttgaatatttcaaaatgaatattataatattttactacttattttacatgattatttgtaattatttaaattatatttttgacactgtttattttgatttattaaatcaacttttaggaattatatatttaatttcacttttatgttatatttctgtaatgcaagtattttaaattattttattgtattttattcgcatttggattatttaattatttattaaattaattattccttgatttttgggacataagatatataattttgcgaaaatgttttaaaaggggaacatttccaacggagtgaatggtgagggttttgagagaaaatattattttcaattaattattatttatttattattaattaatcaactgtactataattattattactattataattgtatattaaatagggtcactcactgagatgattagcatcttatgtttttaaatccattcccctaggtacaaagattggtagaCATTCGTTCGGAGCGAGCTTGATCTTTgttgctgtcgtatttcgagga comes from Ziziphus jujuba cultivar Dongzao chromosome 6, ASM3175591v1 and encodes:
- the LOC107410188 gene encoding uncharacterized protein LOC107410188; protein product: MSSGREANNIHDPIKFWKYLVLPTIKATDILSLLIKATIAICTAASISLIFFFAFSNQSLCFPQYDTVLRNFNHRKITTTTTTTTTNITTFQTTTNQFNSERTNISHILFGIGGSAKTWNQRRHYCELWWRPDVNRGFVWLDERPPENETWPDTSPPYIASEETSSFKYSCWYGSRSAIRIARIVKESFELGLENVRWFVMGDDDTVFFTDNLVTVLAKYDHNQMYYIGGNSESVEQDVRHSYTMAYGGGGFAISYPLAAELVRVLDGCINRYHSFYGSDQKVQGCLSEIGVPISKELGFHQMDIRGDPYGLLAAHPLAPLVSLHHLDYVKPLFPNLTRKDSLRKLYGAYETDTGRALQHSFCYDLLRNWSISVSWGYTVQLYPSLMTAKQLETALLTFRSWRTWSKEPFTFNTRSLSSNPCERPIMYFLDRVEKDDTGRTLTTYKRHKDESIKDCDRVDYAAALAIRSFNVSATHYDRELWNKAPRRQCCEVMNGSDVVDGVIQLQIRGCTSFESVTPPLNIW